From Parambassis ranga chromosome 9, fParRan2.1, whole genome shotgun sequence, the proteins below share one genomic window:
- the htr1aa gene encoding 5-hydroxytryptamine (serotonin) receptor 1A a → MDVITTGRNDSNATNGYPDGVDVVVDWDAGENGTGSGSLPDLVLSYQIITSLLLGALILCSIFGNACVVAAIALERSLQNVANYLIGSLAVTDLMVSVLVLPMAALYQVLNKWTLGQEICDIFISLDVLCCTSSILHLCAIALDRYWAITDPIDYVNKRTPRRAALLISVTWLIGFSISIPPMLGWRSAEDRANPDACIISQDPGYTIYSTFGAFYIPLILMLVLYGRIFKAARFRIRKTVKKTETAKVSEKCLSVSPAIFHKKTNGEAGGKGWKRNDDSKTSSPCVNGAVKHGDEGESLEIIEVISNSKTHLPLPNTPQSSQGYEHINEKNSGAKRKIALARERKTVKTLGIIMGTFIFCWLPFFIVALVLPFCAESCYMPDWLGAVINWLGYSNSLLNPIIYAYFNKDFQSAFKKIIKCKFHRA, encoded by the coding sequence ATGGATGTTATAACAACAGGCAGAAACGACAGCAACGCAACCAACGGTTACCCTGATGGGGTGGATGTGGTTGTCGACTGGGACGCGGGGGAGAACGGCACGGGGTCTGGGTCTCTGCCAGATCTGGTCCTCAGTTACCAGATTATCACCTCTCTGCTCCTGGGGGCCCTCATCCTCTGCTCCATATTTGGTAATGCGTGCGTCGTGGCAGCCATCGCCCTGGAGAGATCTCTCCAGAATGTCGCCAACTATCTGATCGGATCCCTGGCCGTGACAGACCTCATGGTATCGGTGCTGGTACTGCCAATGGCAGCCCTCTACCAGGTTTTAAACAAGTGGACTTTGGGGCAGGAGATCTGTGATATATTCATTTCTCTGGATGTACTGTGTTGCACATCTTCCATCCTGCATCTGTGCGCAATTGCCTTGGACAGGTACTGGGCCATAACAGACCCTATTGACTATGTAAATAAACGGACACCAAGGCGAGCTGCGCTCTTGATTAGCGTGACTTGGCTAATTGGGTTCTCCATCTCTATTCCGCCTATGTTAGGCTGGAGAAGCGCAGAAGACAGAGCGAACCCCGACGCTTGTATTATCAGCCAGGACCCGGGCTACACCATCTACTCCACGTTCGGGGCTTTTTACATCCCTCTTATTCTCATGTTAGTCCTGTATGGACGAATATTCAAGGCTGCTCGGTTTCGGATTCGAAAGACTGTCAAGAAGACCGAGACAGCAAAAGTGTCAGAGAAGTGCTTGAGTGTGTCTCCGGCTATCTTCCACAAGAAAACCAACGGTGAGGCCGGTGGCAAAGGCTGGAAGCGCAACGATGACTCTAAAACCAGCTCTCCGTGCGTAAATGGCGCGGTGAAGCACGGAGACGAGGGCGAGTCACTGGAGATCATAGAAGTTATCAGCAACTCCAAGACGCACCTGCCTCTGCCCAACACTCCTCAGTCCTCACAGGGCTATGAACACATAAATGAAAAGAACTCGGGGGCAAAGAGAAAGATCGCGCTAGCCAGGGAGCgtaaaacagtgaaaacactCGGGATCATCATGGGAACTTTCATCTTCTGCTGGTTGCCCTTCTTCATCGTCGCACTGGTGCTGCCTTTCTGTGCAGAGAGCTGCTACATGCCCGACTGGCTGGGCGCTGTCATAAACTGGCTGGGCTACTCCAACTCTCTCCTGAACCCCATCATATATGCCTACTTCAACAAAGACTTCCAAAGTGCTTTCAAGAAGATTATAAAATGCAAATTCCACAGAGCATAG